A genomic segment from Montipora foliosa isolate CH-2021 chromosome 9, ASM3666993v2, whole genome shotgun sequence encodes:
- the LOC137971803 gene encoding uncharacterized protein, with the protein MANAPVGFPVSQMQEGLDKREALDCFILDYIDCCTVMGWFERKDGCQYDDQNEDGKKQWKKQNLCMSTLRATLPSKMKRLINPNNKTLGLSEGEKSDPVKVIQALVKRFGGSVSVQAERTKMGRMFQSEGESISAWECRVVERAKYCEYGNFEEQACCDRFITGLVDETLQEKLNTNGHRDKDGNIVEFRTVVEIAKNYESSPDARRLMRQVLGDQEQVNWTDKAPQSKRNSSRFQSQSNGKQSECNYCGATPDHPKEKCRAFLLKYKCRKCGKEGHVARKCLSKPQNVNALDDSVSDDGKQTYHLFTLDTHSVRSVSVQKGKKFFAAHKLSAAKNSFAWKTLQLDTASTTNTLAVDDLRTMCPAGFDIHGLIKPSSAILRTYGGGVIKPGLIEIGQSTCSLDRNNPKGGASEVCQLDLGSQRGRVEESGPSDGYVRPASLNGSATEELNLTEETTSTSPVHGTCEYISAVHSAVTTKEKVSPKGSMASEVGVSHVPVPWGKLTKAIVMDNFKDVHTGLGTLGPPLHISMNPSVTPIQAHPHRYPVAKEAKASDTIRDLEKQDVYKGFTNIELDDSSSFLTTMHIPIGRYRWLRMPFGVSLIPEEYQRRQHEALEGLVGVVNKADDILVFGSGDSIEEAEKDHDKIVKPLTELTHGSAVWSWSSQHDKAFKTAKSLIANAATLKFFDVNKPCVLQVDASDTGLGGALLQDGQPVAFTSSTLSATEVNYAPIEKECLAIKVACTKFYQYLYGKKNVAVHSDHQPLETIFKKPLSKAPRRLQRMMLQLQPFKFTVVYKKGKYMYLADTLSRAALNLPTPSDPQEEVFQCNSENALETFRVELETMELDSPNMYPSTLEAIKAETEADHTLSVLCAFVAHGWPSDKSQVPTALRHLYPLRDELVSLSTNKV; encoded by the exons ATGGCGAACGCTCCTGTCGGTTTTCCTGTCTCTCAAATGCAAGAAGGGCTAGATAAGAGAGAAGCTCTAGACTGTTTCATATTGGATTATATTGATTGTTGCACAGTGATGGGATGGTTCGAGCGGAAAGATGGATGTCAATATGACGATCAAAACGAGGatggaaaaaaacaatggaaaaaacaaaacctttgcaTGTCAACACTGCGAGCAACTCTGCCTTCGAAGATGAAGAGATTGATTAACCCAAACAACAAAACGCTAGGACTGTCCGAAGGAGAAAAGAGTGACCCGGTGAAAGTTATTCAAGCCCTCGTTAAGCGCTTTGGAGGCAGTGTCAGTGTTCAAGCTGAGCGAACGAAAATGGGACGCATGTTTCAGTCCGAAGGAGAATCCATTAGTGCGTGGGAATGTCGAGTGGTAGAGCGAGCTAAATATTGTGAATATGGGAATTTTGAAGAGCAAGCATGCTGCGACCGTTTTATTACTGGCTTGGTAGACGAAACTTTACAAGAAAAGTTAAACACTAATGGTCATCGTGACAAGGATGGTAACATTGTAGAGTTCCGTACTGTGGTTGAAATAGCAAAGAATTATGAATCCTCCCCTGATGCTCGTAGGCTTATGAGGCAAGTTCTTGGAGATCAAGAGCAGGTAAATTGGACCGACAAAGCACCCCAGTCAAAGCGAAACAGCTCTCGCTTTCAAAGCCAAAGCAATGGCAAACAGTCTGAGTGTAACTACTGTGGGGCGACACCGGATCACCCAAAAGAAAAGTGTCGTGCATTTCTCCTTAAGTATAAGTGCAGAAAATGTGGCAAAGAAGGGCATGTAGCTCGGAAATGTTTGAGCAAACCTCAGAACGTGAATGCATTGGATGATTCAGTTTCTGACGATGGGAAACAAACCTATCATTTGTTTACTTTGGACACTCACTCTGTGCGATCTGTGTCTGTACAGAAGGGGAAAAAGTTTTTCGCAGCACATAAATTATCAGCAGCAAAAAATTCTTTTGCGTGGAAAACTTTGCAATTAGATACAGCGTCAACAACCAACACACTTGCAGTGGATGACCTCCGGACCATGTGTCCAGCAGGGTTTGATATCCATGGCCTAATCAAACCCTCCTCTGCCATCCTGCGTACCTATGGAGGAGGTGTAATAAAGCCA GGCTTGATCGAGATAGGACAAAGCACCTGCTCCTTGGATCGTAACAACCCAAAAGGGGGTGCCTCAGAAGTGTGCCAACTTGATTTGGGGTCTCAGCGTGGAAGAGTGGAGGAAAGTGGACCTTCTGATGGGTACGTCAGGCCCGCCTCACTGAATGGTAGTGCAACAGAAGAGCTTAATCTGACTGAGGAAACCACCAGCACCTCTCCAGTACATGGTACGTGTGAGTATATTAGTGCAGTTCATAGTGCTGTAACCACTAAAGAAAAAGTTAGCCCAAAGGGGAGCATGGCTAGTGAGGTGGGTGTGTCCCATGTGCCTGTCCCTTGGGGAAAACTGACTAAAGCTATTGTCATGGATAACTTTAAAGATGTCCATACAGGGTTAGGAACTTTGGGACCGCCCCTACACATCAGCATGAACCCTAGTGTGACTCCAATCCAAGCACATCCACATCGGTACCCTGtagcaaaagaagcaaaagcatCTGACACAATACGTGACCTTGAAAAACAGG ATGTGTACAAGGGGTTCACAAACATTGAGTTAGATGACAGTTCCTCCTTCTTAACGACCATGCATATTCCAATTGGTCGCTACCGTTGGTTACGTATGCCGTTTGGGGTCAGTTTAATACCGGAGGAATACCAGCGTAGGCAGCATGAAGCACTGGAAGGATTGGTTGGCGTTGTGAACAAGGCCGATGACATTTTAGTCTTTGGGAGTGGAGATAGTATTGAGGAGGCTGAGAAGGATCATGACA aaattgtgaagcCACTCACTGAGCTGACTCATGGGAGTGCAGTGTGGTCATGGTCCTCCCAGCATGACAAGGCTTTTAAGACAGCCAAAAGCTTAATTGCAAATGCAGCGACGTTGAAGTTCTTTGATGTGAACAAGCCGTGTGTGTTACAAGTGGATGCCAGTGACACAGGCCTTGGGGGTGCCCTGCTGCAAGATGGTCAACCCGTGGCTTTTACAAGTTCAACATTGTCAGCAACTGAAGTCAACTATGCACCTATTGAAAAGGAATGTCTTGCCATCAAAGTAGCCTGTACAAAGTTCTACCAGTATCTTTAtggtaaaaaaaatgttgcagtaCATTCTGACCACCAGCCGTTagaaactattttcaaaaaacCCCTGAGTAAGGCCCCCAGACGCCTTCAACGTATGATGCTTCAGCTACAGCCGTTCAAGTTCACAGTAGTTTACAAGAAaggcaagtacatgtacttggcCGATACATTGTCAAGAGCCGCCTTGAACCTCCCTACACCCTCAGACCCACAAGAAGAGGTGTTCCAGTGTAACTCAGAGAATGCACTCGAGACGTTCCGGGTAGAACTAGAGACCATGGAACTAGACTCCCCTAATATGTATCCCAGCACCCTGGAGGCAATTAAAGCTGAAACCGAAGCGGATCATACCCTGTCAGTTCTGTGTGCGTTCGTGGCTCATGGATGGCCCTCTGACAAATCACAGGTGCCCACAGCTCTCCGTCATTTATATCCGTTAAGGGATGAACTAGTTTCTCTGTCGACGAACAAAGTTTAA